The Candidatus Eisenbacteria bacterium genome contains the following window.
TCGCGCGGGCGGTGCAGGTGCGGTCTGCGGCGCGTCGAGTGCCACCGAGGTGCCGGTGAATCCGGTCCGCAACGCGTCGTGGTGGAACTGCGGCCACGCCGGAGTTCCGGCCGGCGAGAACGGGAAGTCGTAGTCCCACAGGTAGAGATTCTGATCCCAGCCCGCCAGCACCACCTCGGACAGTCCGTCCCCGTCGCAGTCGCACAGGCCCGGCGCACCGCGTACCTCGCCGTTCAGCACGATCGGGAATCCGGGCAGTGCTGCGCCGGTGCCGCTGATCGCGTTGAGCCGGGTGTTCTCGTCACCCATCACGATGTCGGGAATCCCGTCACCGGAGATGTCCGCGACCACCGGACTGCTCTCCGAGGCCGCGTTCGTGAGCGCGCTATAGCGCACGTTGAAGAACGCCGGCTGAAGCGAACCGGTGCCGTTGAATACGTAGATCCGTCCGTCGGTCGAAGCGATCACGATGTCGACGAAGCCGTCGACGTTGATGTCCGCGAGCGCCGGAGACGGCTGCTTGCTGGTGCCGCCGGTGTAGACGCCGATCGGGAAGCCCGGCCGCCGCACGCCGGTCGCGCTGATCACGTAGAGCGAGTCGTGACTCGCGCCGGTCGTCATGCACACGATCTCGGGCGAAGTATCGCCCGGCCCGTCGAGAAAGCCGATCGCCGGGGACATCGTCATGGTGCCGCCGAGATTCATCGGAAAGCCCGGCAGCGAGGCACCACTGGGGCGCCACGCATTCAAGACTCCGTTGAACGCGCAGTACACGATGTCCTTCTCGCCGTTGACGTCGAGATCCGCGATCGCGGCAGTCGAGAAGTTGTTGAGCGAACCCAGAGTCTTGAAAACTCCCAGGGTGCCGGGAGTCGCGTCCCCGTCGATCCATTCCGTTCCGTCGCCGCGCAGGGCGAACAGGCTCGCGCCGTTCGATCCCATGACGATCTCGTTGTCGCCGTCGTTGTCGAGATCGCCGAGTGCGGGACTCGACCACACCTCGACGCCGGTCGCGAACGGGAATCCCGGCTTCACGTTGCCCTCGAGGTCGAATACGAACAACTGCTTCGAGGTCCACGTCGGCGCCACGATCTCGGGCAGACCGCCGTCGACGTCCCCGATCGCAGGCCCGGCCGCGAAGTAGGTGCCCTGCAGCGAGAAGTCACCGATCGTGAGCCCCGATCCGTCAGCGTCGACGGGCGCGCCGCCGCTCGGATGGAAGACGTACAGCAGATCGGCTCCGACCACGATGTCCATCGTGTTCGGATGGTAGAGCCGCGCCAGCGCGACCGATGACGGTGTGTTGCCGCCCATCTGAAGCGGGAAGATGGTGTGATTCGGCGGCGTGGTGGTTTCGTTGACCGTCGCGGTCTGCGACGACTCGTTGCCCGAGCTGTCGACTGCGCTGGCTCGATAGTAGTAGCGAGTGAGCGGCACGAGTCCGGCATCCAGGTAGTACGAAACCCGTTCGGTCGGCACCGAGTTCACACGAACGAACGGCCCCGCTCCGGACGTGGCGCGGTAGATGTTGTAGCCCCGCAGATCGGTCTCGCCGTTCGGAAGCCAGTGAAGTTCCATCGAGGTCGAGCCGCTGACGAGCGACAGCGTGCTCGGCGCCACCGGCCATGCGAGATCGATGGTGCGTGCCCACAGCAGGCCGTAGACGTCCGAGACGCGGATCTCGAGCTTCGCACCGGCGGTCGTGACCTGGAATCGGAACGGGTCGCCGAGCGTTTCGGAGCCGGGCGTCAACGTGCCGAACGACGCGGTGCTGTCGGTGACGGTCGCCTTGCCATCGTAGTTCCGCATCACCGCCGTGACGACATCGGCGGTGCCGGTACCCAGATTCTTGAGTCGCATCGAGTAGTCGGCGGTCTCGCCGACGGTTGGAATCCCGTTGCCGTTGCCGACGATCTCGTTGACGACGTGTGAGAAGTGGGCGGGCTCGGGTGAACGCACCGTGAGCCACACGGTCTCGCGGAACTTGCGGCCCGCGTTGTCCTGCAGCAGCAGTGCGAGCGGCACCTCGCGCTGGTCGGCGACCGTCGCCGAGGTGCTGAGGCGATAGCGCGTCGCGCCCGGGACCACGCTGCCGGCCGAGACGGTGCCATAGCTGACGCTCGGCACCACGACCGTCACTTGCGCATCGGCGGTCGAGAGCTGCCCCGTGACGGCCGAGCTGGTCGAGCCGCCGGTGTTGCGGACCGAGATCAGCACATCGACGGTTTCGCCCCCCTCCCAGATGCCGTTGCCATTGCCGGAGGTCCCACCGACCGCGTCGTCATCGAAGCTCACGGCTTCTTCGACCAGCACCGGCTGTCCGGACGGCGTGACCGTGATGGTGGTCTGGAACGGGCGGCTGTCGCGGCCGGTCACGACCAGCGAGATGGGGCCGAGCGAATCGGGGCGGAAGTCGAGCGTCGCGATGCCCGAGGCATTCGTGAGCGCGGAGCGGTAGTCCTCGTTCACCTTCCACAGCGTCACGCGCGCGTTCGCAAGCGGCAAACCATTGCGCTGAACCGTCACCGTGAGCGAGGTGTCCTGAAGTGCCATGGTCGCGGGATTCGAAACCGCCAGATTGACCGGATTGTTCGTCCACACTCGCAATTCCGGATCGCCGAGCAGCAGCAGCGTCATCTGAGTCCAGCGGTGGACGAAATCCTCGGACGCGAACGGCACGAACGGAATCTTCTGACGAGCCTGCAGCTCGCCGATCGCGTTGACGCTGTCGGCATACAGCATGCGGAAGTACTCGCGCTGGTATTCGCGACCGGCCGAGGGGAAGTCGAAGCGGCTCGACCCGATGTTCGTGACCGCCCCACCGTTGGCGGCATGCAGAAACGCCTCGCCGATGCACGGGTAGTCGATCGCGTTCGAGGTGCAGTTGCTGGCGTACAGATTGAACAACCGATTGCCGTTCGTGAGCCCCTCGGCGTCCGCGTTCGTCAGGTTCGCGTCACCGACCGACATCACGTTGCGGAAACCGTGACCGACGTGGCATGCGATGTTGTAGCCGCGATCGAGCGAGTCGATCACCGCCTCACGGGTCTCGAGCAGTGCACCGGGCAACCAGCGGGCGTCGGTGTAGTTCTGATAGAGCCGCGCGAAGTGAGTGCCGGGATGATTCTGAAGCGAAGGCAGGCACTCCTCGACCAGCTCGGCGCCATCGAACGCGGTCGAACCGCTGGTCCAATCGGGCGGAAACAACACCTCGGCGAAGAAGAGGAGGTTCTTCTCGTAGTCGCCGACCGGGGTGCGCGTGTACTGGAAGGTCTTGGCGACGAAGCGGTCCACGTCGGCGGGCGTCGCGACCGGCGCGCGGCCGACCCACACGTCCGGCAGCAGGTCGCACTGATCGCCCGGGACTCCACCGATCGAATCGGCCCCTTCGCCGAACAGGTCGTCGCCGTCGGCGTTCCAGTTGCCGTCGACGCACGAGAAGTACATGTCGCATGCAATGAACTCGCCGCCGAAGAACTTGGTATAGGCCTGGCGAGTCGGAATCGCCTCGGTGTCGCCGCCCAGCAGCACCCACGCCGTTCCCCACCGGGTGTAGGCATCGCGGATGAACTGCCGGACTCGATCCGCGTCATCCACGCCGAACGGATAGTTCTGGCGGATGAACTCGATCGTCCGGATGGTGGCGGGAACTCCCGTCGCCGTCTTCCAATCCGCGAGCGGCTGGAAGGATGGGGCCAGCGCGTCGGTCGTGATGATGACGTAAGCGACCGGACTGCCGAGCACCGAGGGCAGCTGGGTGGCACGGAAGGGCTCGGCGGGCGCGCGATCGGACTCCACGCGCGCCGGATTCGGCTCGCTGCGCGCCGCGATCGCGGCCGCGTCGGCGTCGGACTCCCACGCCGCGACCACGCGCTGGCGCACCGCGCGCCCCGGGGTGTCGTAGGGCTCGAGATCGATGCGCACTCGCAACGAGCGCACCAGTTCGAGCCGGCCGCTCGCCGCGTCCCAGCGCAATGGCTGGAGCTTGAGCCACGCCACGTCGCGGCCGCGCATCACGCCCTGATTCGCCAGGCTCGCGGAGGCTTCAGCACTCGCGCGACCCGCCACGTAGAAATCCGGATCGGGCGTGGTACGGCGCACCGGCCCAAGCCCGGGCCCGACCACGAACGCGGTCGCAGGCTTGATCCCGATCGCGAGCGACGAACGCTGCTCCGAGATCACCTCGACGCGCGCGACCCGCATCCCCGCCGGCAGCTCCAGCCGCTCGGCGAAGACCGGCAGATCCGGACGGCCGGCGCGCAACTCGCGCGATCCGCCGCGTGCTTCGACTTCCGTATAGCCGTCGCGAGTCGTCAGCTTGAACTGGTCGGCGTCGAATCGGAATTCGCGCTCGATCGTCGCGGCCTGAACGGGAGCCGCGAGCGCAAGCAACACGACCGCGGCGAGCGGCGAGATGGCCTTCATGATGGGGGATCCCCGGTGGATGAGTGGTGGCTCGGATGCAGTACGTGGCTCGACCGGGAGTGCGTCCCCGGAATGCGAGGCTCAAGCGCGATTCCGGACGCCCGGGGGATGTGCTGACGCCCGCCAACGATACGGGACCGCGCGAAAGCGGGTCAACGAGAACCGGCGTCCAAGCCGCTCGATTTCGGCGCGCGGGCCCGGGGGGTCCCCCCAAGCGGCCCAAAATGGGGATCCAGCCCCCGCAGATCGCGATCCGGTCGCTCGATCCAGAGCCAGTCGAGCGTCGCGATCGGCGCCACCACGCGCTCCTCGGCCAGCCGATCCTGGGCGATCTGCACTTCATAGGCTTCCTGCACGGCGCCGGGCGCCAGCCAGCGATCGAATTCGTGCGTCCGCCAGCCGGATCGAAAGGTCCCGATCGCGCCACCCGTCGCCGGTGTGACGTAAGTCGCCAGTTCGGCGGCGGCGCTCGCGAGCGGCGCCTGATGTTCGACCAGCAGTAACGCCGCGCGCGAACCGGTCAATCGCTCGCGCTCGAAGGTGGCCGCACGCATCGGCAGCAGCTCGATGTCGAGTCCGAGCTGCGCCCACTCCTGCTGCAGTGCGGGCGCAACCAGCGCCGCCGGGCCATCCGCGTCGAACGCCATCGCTGCATGGAGCGAGCGGCCGAAGCGGCCGCGATTGAGCCACGACTGCACGGCGAGCCGATCGTACGATGGCGCGTCGAACACATCGGCGTCCGGCAGCCATGTCGCTTCCGCGCGACCCCAGCTCTGGAGCCGCGCCAATGCCTCGGAGCGCGCGAAGCCATGCGCAAGGGCCTGCCGCGCTTCGAGCTTCCAGGTCGGCCGAACATCGGCGCGCGCCACCAGCAGCAGTCGGCGACTGGGGCGCGTCGTGGCACGCTCGACTCGATAGCCTTCGGGGAGCGGCTGCTGCATCAACTCCGCCGGGACCGGCCACACGAAGTCGGCCGTGCCGGCGCGCAGGGCGGCGCGCACCCGACCGGCACCGAGCAGGAATCGGACTCGCAAGGTGTCGACGGGACGCAGCCCGTCGTGCGACAGACCGGAGCGCGGGTCGGACTCGCTCGACTGCCGCACCAGCATCCAGCGCGTGGGCTCCAGTTCACGGACCGCGTAGTCGCCGAGCCCGATGCCCCAGTTGGGCCGCGTCGGGTCCTCGCGCCACGCCGTGCCGATGCTCGGCTGCGCGAGGCGCAACGGCAACAGCGAGTCGACGGTGGTGAGTCGCAGGATCAGCGTGCGGTCATCGGGCGTACGAATGCCGAGCTCCGGAAGTGGACGGCCGGGGCGGATGCGCGCGGCGCCGGCGAGCGACGCGAGCGCCCAGCGGACGGTGCCGTGATCGGTTCGCGAAAGACCCTGCTCGAGCGCACGCGCAAACGTCTGCGAGCTGCACCGCGACCCATCCTGGAAACGCAGATCGGCACGCAGGTGAAAACGCAGCTCGAGGCCGTCGCTGGAAACCACCAGACTCTCCGCCGCGTCGAGCTGCCAGTCACCGAGCGAATCGAGCCGCACCAGGCCGCGACCGGTGAGTCGCATCAGCACGTCGCGCACCGGATCCGCAGGACCGTGGGGATCGAACGCGGGCGGCGTGCGCGCCACCACCCAGGTCCGCGCCACCGGCACCGTGCGCGGCGGCCCGCATCCGACCGCGAACGCAGCCAGCATTCCGATGATTCCAAACGACGTGCGCTGCGTGGAGTTCGACATGGGCCGTGCACTCTAGGAAGCGCACACCGTCACCGCAAGCCTGCGGCGACCTGGCGGCGTGCGAAGCGCGTCACGCGCGAGATTCGGCCACGGACGATCGTGCGTGCTAGCGTGCGGGATCCGCCGCGCGCGCGACGCACTCCGCCCTCTCCACGACCGGACCCGTGACGCCCAGCCCTTCCGACACCGCCGCGAATCTGGAGCCGATGCTGCAGGGGCTCAATCCCGAGCAGCGCGAAGCGGTCACGCACGAGGCGGGGCCGCTGCTGATCGTGGCCGGCGCCGGCACCGGCAAGACCCAGGTCATCACCCGGCGCATCGCGTGGTTGATCGGCACCAAACGCGCGCGCCCCGAGGAAGTCCTGGCGCTCACTTTCGCCGACAAGGCCGCGAGCGAAATGGAGACACGCGTCGATGAGCTGGTGCCCTACGGCTTCGTCGGCGCGACGATCTCGACGTTCCATGCGTTCTGCGATCGTCTGGTGCGCGAACACGCGATCGAGATCGGTCTCACTTCACAATTGCGAGTCGGCACCCGCGCCGATCTGCTCGTGTTCCTCCGCGAGCGGCTGTTCGAGCTCGGACTCGACCGCTACCTGCCGCTCGGCGAGCCCGATCGGCACCTCGACGCCCTGCTCACCGTGTTCGATCGCGCGCGCGACGAAGACGTTTCGCCCGAGCGCTACCTGGCATTCGCCGAGTCGCTCGCCGCCGCCGCCTCAGGCGATCCGGTGCTGACCGATCGCGCCGCGATGGAGCTCGAGAAGGCGCATGCGTATGGCGCCTACCAGCGGCTGCTGTTCGAGCACGGCCGCGTGGACTTCGGGGCGCAGATCGCGCTGGCCCTGCGACTGCTGCGCGAGCGTCCGCACCTCGCGCGCGAGGTGCAGGAGCGTTTCCGTCACGTGCTGGTGGACGAGTTCCAGGACACGAATCACGTGCAGTTCGAAATCCTCAAGCTGCTGGTGGGCCGGCGACGGAATCTGACCGTGGTGGGCGACGACGACCAGAGCATCTACCGGTTCCGCGGCGCCAAGATCGAGAACCTGCTGGGCTTTCTCGAGGTCTACCCCGACGCGCGAGTCACGGTGCTGCGACGCAACTACCGCTCCGGACAACGCATCCTGGACCTCTCGCATCGCATGGTGCGGTTCAACGATCCCGAGCGGCTCGAGGCGAAGGACCCGGCACGGTTCGCGAAGGGACTCATCGCCGAGCGCGGGCTCGAGGGCGAAGTCGAGTATCGCGCATTCGAGTCCGGCAGCGACGAGGCCGACGCCGTCGCCGACGACATCGCGCGCGGCCTCGCCGAAGGCCGCGGTGCAGGCGAGTTCGCCGTGCTCGCCCGCACCCACGCGCAGCTGGATCCGGTCGCACAGGCGTTGCGCGCACGCGGAGTGCGTTTCCGGCGCACGAACCAGCGCGGGCTCTACGAACGCGCCGAGGTCAAGCTGTGCCTGAATGCATTGCGGCTGCTGGCCGATCCGGACGACGGACCGGCGGCGTTCGGAGTGCTCGCCGATCCGCTGTTCGGCGTGACGCCGGACGACCTGCTGCGCCTCACCGCGCGTGCGCATCGCACCAACCTCTCGCTTCGTGCGGTTGCGGAGCGCGCCTCGGCCGACCTCTCGGCGGGCCTCTCGGCCGATTCAGTCGAGGGCATTCGACGCGCGGTGGAGCTTCTGCAACGCCTCGCAGCCGAAGCGACCCGCCGCCCGACGTCAGAGGTCTTGTACCGCTTCGTGACCGAGAGCGGACTGCTCGGCCAGCTGTCGGCCGAGGACAGCGCCGAGGCGACCGAGAAGGTCCAGAACCTGAATCGACTCTTCACGATCGTGACCCGTGTGGGTCCGCTGCTCAAGAGCGACCGCGTCACCTACTTCATGCGCCACCTCGATCTGCTGATCGATGCCGGGGACGATCCGCAGGCCGCGGTCGTCGATTCGGACGATCAGTCGGTGGCGCTGCTGACTGCACACAACGCGAAAGGGCTCGAGTACCCGATCGTCTACATGGTGCAGCTGGTGGAGGGCCGCTTCCCGCTGCAGCTGCGCGGCGATCCGCTTCCGTTCCCGCCCGAGCTGCATCGCGGCGGCGAACCGCGCGCGGAACACCTTCGCGAAGAGCGTCGGCTGTTCTACGTCGCCATGACGCGCGCGCGCGATCGGCTGGTGATGTCGCATGCCGCCGACTACGGCGGCAAGCGGTTGCGCAAGGCGAGCGGCTTCCTGCTCGAAGCACTCGAACTGCCCGCTCCCCCGAAACCCGCGCGACGCGCCTCGGCGGGTGAATCGATTGCGCGCCACGCGCCGGCCGCCGAGGCACCCGCATCACCGTCGGGCCTCGAGCCGCTCGCCGACGACGCACCGCTCGCGCTCTCGAATCAGCGAATCGACGACTACGTTTCGTGTCCGCTCAAGTACCGATACGCCCACGTGGTGCAGGTGCCGCTCGCGAGCGACCCCACGTTCATGTACGGCACCGCGATCCATCACGCGATCCGGGTGTTCCTCCAGCACCGGATCCGCGGCATGCCGATTTCGGCGACGGATGTGCTGAAGACCTTCGAGGAGGCGTGGTCGAGCGAGGGATTCTACTCGCGCGAGCACGAGGAGCGACGGCTCGCCGAGGGCCGCGAAGCGTTGCGGCGCTTCGTCACGCGCGAACTGGCGACCGGGCACAAGCCGCTCGCCAGCGAGCTCGAGTTCCGCTTCAAGGTCTCCGAGCACGACCAGGTGTCGGGACGCTGGGACCGCATCGACGAAGCCGCGGACGGCATCGTGCTCGTCGATTACAAGACCTCCGCAGTCGACGACCCGGATTCGGCGAAGTCGCGGGCGAGCGAGAGCCTTCGAGAGGAGCAGCTCGGACTCTACGCGCTGGCGTATCACGAGACGCGCGGCGTGATGCCGGCGCGCGCGCAGCTGCACTTCATCGGCAGCGGCATCGTCGGAGAGGCGCGCGTCGAACTCAAGCACCTCGAGTCGGCACGCGAGCGGATTCGCGCTGCGGCGGCCGGCATCCGCCGCGCCGACTTCACCCCCAGTCCGGAGCCGCGGCGCTGCACCTATTGCCCGTATCACCGCTTCTGCCCTCACAGCGCAGCGCTGGGTCTGCGATGAGCGACGCGGCGGCGCGCGAAGCGATCGAGCTGAGGGACGCGGCGACCGAGATGGCGCGCGAGGCCGGCGCTCTGCTGCGCGAAGGCCATGGCCGCCTCCACGCCCCGGAGCGCAAGGGCCGCATCGACCTCGTGACCGAGTACGACCGCCGCTCCGAGGCCTTGCTGCTCGAGCGCATTCACGCGCGCTTTCCGGATCACGCGGTACTGGCCGAGGAGTCGGGTGCGCACGCCGGATCACGGGTGCGCTGGATCCTCGACCCGCTCGACGGCACCACGAACTTCGCGCACAACTACCCGTTCTTCGCGGTCTCGATCGGCGTCGAGGTCGATGGCGAGGTGGTGGCTGGCGTCATTCACGATCCGATACGCGACGAGACTTTTGCCGCTGCGCGCGGCGCGGGAGCTACCCGGAACGCATCGCCGATCCGGGTTTCGGCGATCGCCTCACTCGAAGACGCGCTGCTGGTGACGGGTTTTCCGTACGACGTGCGTGAGCATCCGGAACGACACCTGCCCGCCTTCCGAGCGTTTCTCATGCGCGCGCAGGGCGTGCGGCGGGACGGCTCGGCGGCGCTCAACCTGGCGTATCTGGCGTGCGGACGGTTCGACGGCTTCTGGGAAGGCAGCCTCTCGCCGTGGGACATGGCGGCCGGCGTGCTGCTGGTGCGCGAGGCCGGCGGCGTCGTGACGCGCTACGACGGCAGCGCTTTCGAGCTGGCCGGGCGCCAGCTGCTGGGCGCGAATGCGGCACTTCACGCCGAGATGAGACGGGTGCTGGCGGAACTCGCGAGCGCGGCGAACTAGCGGCGCGCGATCAGGCGGCGCTGCGGCGCTGCTGGGCGAGCATCTCGCGAATGCGCTGGATCAATGCGCGCATGTCGTACGGCTTGGTCACGTAAGCGTCGGCCCCCATCGTGAGCGCCAGCTCGCGATCCTGCTGTCCCGATCGTGCGCTCAGGATGATGATCGGCAATGCGCGGTAACGCTCATCGAACTTGAGTGCGCGGCACACCTTGTAGCCGTCGAGCTTCGGCAGCATCAGGTCGAGAAGCATCAGGTCCGGCTTCTGCTCGCGCGCGGCCTTCAGTCCGGCCTCTCCGTCCCCGGCTTCGCACACGTCGAAGCCCTCGGCCTCGAGCCCAAACCGAAGCACGGCGACCAGATCTGCTTCATCATCGACGACCAGAATGCGCGGGCGTGCGTTGGACATCGTGTCCTCGGAGAGGGAAATCCCAGCGCCACGCAGTTCTTATCGGCCAAGCCCGCCAACAACTTGAGCGTCGGGCGGTGGGCCGGGCGCTCACGGAGCCGTTCGCACGAACTCGCCACCGCTGACGGCCGCCCGGCCCGCGACCAGGTCCCGAACTGTGATGTCGATGCGATAGCGCCCCGCCGGCAGCTCTTCGAGCGGCACGCTCACGAACTGGCGCCGCACCTCGCCCCGCTGACTCTCGCGACGGGTGGCGAGCAGCTCCGGCGGACGGCGGGCCGGCGAGAGCACGCGCTGGATCCACACCCGGCGATCGCGCTCGATCGAGCGGACCGCGTATTCGACCTCGACCTCGGACATTCCATCGCGCCCCGGGCGCAGGTGATAGATCTCGAAGTACACCACGAGCGGATCGCCGCTCGGCACCCGGCGACTCGGGTTGGCCGCCAGCCGCACGCTCGGCGCAACACCTCGGGCACCGTCGAATTGCGGCGGCCCGCACGACACCACCACATCACTGACCGACAACGTCGAATCGGCGGCGACGAGCTTCACGGTTTCGCGGCGCACACCGCGCGCCGCGGGCCCGTCGGCGACCGAGATCGCGACCGAGTACTCGCCGGGCGGCAGCTCCGAGGCGAAGTCGGCGTCGCGCAGCGTGGCGGGATCGCACGCCGAGGGCGAGAGTGCGCGGCTGGCGCGCGCGACCTCACGACGCGTCGAATCGAACACCACGTACGTCGCAATCGCGCGGTCCGCGGGAGTCCCGGGGCTCGACATCAGCGTCATCAGCCTCGGTCGCTCCGCACCTTCGAAACGCGCGACCACCGCATCGACGGGCAGCGGGCGCACGCCCGGTGGGAGGACGCGGAACACGCCTCGACCGCCGGCAGTTCCGAACTGCTCGGGATGGGCCGCCAGCGAGTCAGGATCGGGAGCGGGATCGGTGTCGCGATGGAGCGCGATCGGATTGAGGTAGTACTCGCTCAGCAGCCGATCCTCGAGGGTGACCGACAGGCCCAGCTCGGGGTACTCCCACCGCAATGAGTTGACCGGGAAGAGTCCGTTGGTGCGGCTCACACCCGCATCCCGGATCGTGAGCAGATTCGAGCTGCCGACCGGATTGTAGATGGCGCGGGCCGGTGCGCCGTAGCGCACGTAGACCTCGCCGCGCTGATCCCATTCGCGACGCCGATGGTCGAAGTAGATGAAGTAGGCCTGAGCGACGCGCGACCAGTATTCGAGCTGCGCTTCGTTGTGAGTCGTGGTGGGATCAGGATCCTGATCGACCCAGAAGCGGCGACGGAAGTCCTCGCGCAGCGAGGGTGCGAGCGCGCGCATCCGCATGGTGTCCTCGGCCGACGCGAGCGGCGCGATGTCCTCGAAGCGCGAGCGAGCGCTCGTCACCAGACGCGGAATCGCGAGCTCGAACAGGCTGTCCGCGAGCTCTGCCGACCCGCACCGATACGCCGACTGCGCCGCGGCCAGCAGCGCGTCCGCACGCCGCGGCGCGACACGCAATGCGGCGTCCGCAGAGCGTCGCGCCGCATCGGCGCGTCCACGCTCGATTTGAAGGGTGGAGAGCACGATCCAGCTGTCGGCGTCGGTCGAGTCGGTTCGCACCACGATCGCGAGGTGGTCGAGCGCTCGATCCAGCGAAGTGGTGTCGAGGTACTTGAGGTAGTCGCGCCGCCACAGCGCCGCGAGTCCGCGGCGCGCCGGAAGATCCGCGGGGTTGCGATCGGCGAGATCCTGAAAGCGGCGCCGGGCCTGCTTGAGGAATCCCATGTCCTGATACAAACGCGCCAGCTCGAGCTCGATGTCGGCGCGCGCCGGATCGAGCCGCGCGGCGCGCTCGAGTCGCTGCATCGCTCGGCGCCGGGTGGGCAGCTTGCCGAGCGCGATGTCCGCGCGCGCGAGTTCGTAGAGACCCTGCGCCTGTTCGGGCTTCGATGGCCCCGTCGAGGCTCCCCGCGCGGGCGTGGCGGGGCCGGCCACCACCAAAAGCAGCACGAGCAGGACCGTGAATTTGAACACGGGGCCGAGTATGCGAGGGGTTTCGGCGCGCGGTCAACGCGCTTGACGCCCCGCACCGCGTGCGCGAGCGTCGCGGTCCGCATGCACCCTTCTGCCGCTGGCGATTCCGACTCCGGGGCGGTCACGCCCCCGCAGGCACTCGCATCCCACGGCCTCGCCGCGTGGCCCGCGGGCGCGGCGATCCTGGATGTTCGCGAAGCCGACGCCTTCGCGCGCGGACATCTGCCGGGCTGCGGGCACGTCCCGGCCGCGGAACTCGCCGAGCGCCGCGGTGAACTTCCGGCGCGCCACTGCGAGCTGCTGATCGTCGCCGACTCCGCCGCGATCGCCCGCGCGGCCGCCGAACAGCTCGCCCAGTTCGGCTATGCGCGACTCGCATGGCTCGATGGCGCAGTCTCGGACCCTTCCCACCTCGCGATCGATCTCGGCCCCGCGCAGCGGCTGTGGCGCCCTTCGCCGTTTCTCGAAGCGATACTCCCCCGACTCGGACGCGGTCGGGCGCTCGATCTGGCGGCCGGCACGGGTCGCGAAGCCGCGACGCTGGCGCTGCATGGCTTCGAGGTCGAGGCGTGGGATCACGACGAGGGTGCTCTGAGCCGCGCGCGGCGGCTCGCGGCGAGCGCGGGGGTGGCGGTGACGACTCGGCGCGTCGATCTGGAGCGCCGCAGCGTACGGCTCCCGGCCTCCGAGTTCGACGTCGTGACGGTGTTTCGATTCCTGCATCGGCCGCTGTTTCCGCGGCTCGAGGCAGCGCTGCGTCCGGGCGGCCATCTGGTGTACGAGACGTTTCTCGAAGGGCAGTCGCGCTACGGTCGTCCGACCCACGCGCGTTTCCTGCTGGCTCCTGGCGAACTGCAGCGCGCGTTCGGAACGCTCGAGGTACTGCACTACGAAGAGACGGACCCGCCCGGCGGACCGGTCCTCGCACGACTGCTCGCGCGCCGGCCGGCGGACCTGA
Protein-coding sequences here:
- a CDS encoding ATP-dependent helicase — protein: MTPSPSDTAANLEPMLQGLNPEQREAVTHEAGPLLIVAGAGTGKTQVITRRIAWLIGTKRARPEEVLALTFADKAASEMETRVDELVPYGFVGATISTFHAFCDRLVREHAIEIGLTSQLRVGTRADLLVFLRERLFELGLDRYLPLGEPDRHLDALLTVFDRARDEDVSPERYLAFAESLAAAASGDPVLTDRAAMELEKAHAYGAYQRLLFEHGRVDFGAQIALALRLLRERPHLAREVQERFRHVLVDEFQDTNHVQFEILKLLVGRRRNLTVVGDDDQSIYRFRGAKIENLLGFLEVYPDARVTVLRRNYRSGQRILDLSHRMVRFNDPERLEAKDPARFAKGLIAERGLEGEVEYRAFESGSDEADAVADDIARGLAEGRGAGEFAVLARTHAQLDPVAQALRARGVRFRRTNQRGLYERAEVKLCLNALRLLADPDDGPAAFGVLADPLFGVTPDDLLRLTARAHRTNLSLRAVAERASADLSAGLSADSVEGIRRAVELLQRLAAEATRRPTSEVLYRFVTESGLLGQLSAEDSAEATEKVQNLNRLFTIVTRVGPLLKSDRVTYFMRHLDLLIDAGDDPQAAVVDSDDQSVALLTAHNAKGLEYPIVYMVQLVEGRFPLQLRGDPLPFPPELHRGGEPRAEHLREERRLFYVAMTRARDRLVMSHAADYGGKRLRKASGFLLEALELPAPPKPARRASAGESIARHAPAAEAPASPSGLEPLADDAPLALSNQRIDDYVSCPLKYRYAHVVQVPLASDPTFMYGTAIHHAIRVFLQHRIRGMPISATDVLKTFEEAWSSEGFYSREHEERRLAEGREALRRFVTRELATGHKPLASELEFRFKVSEHDQVSGRWDRIDEAADGIVLVDYKTSAVDDPDSAKSRASESLREEQLGLYALAYHETRGVMPARAQLHFIGSGIVGEARVELKHLESARERIRAAAAGIRRADFTPSPEPRRCTYCPYHRFCPHSAALGLR
- a CDS encoding inositol monophosphatase — protein: MSDAAAREAIELRDAATEMAREAGALLREGHGRLHAPERKGRIDLVTEYDRRSEALLLERIHARFPDHAVLAEESGAHAGSRVRWILDPLDGTTNFAHNYPFFAVSIGVEVDGEVVAGVIHDPIRDETFAAARGAGATRNASPIRVSAIASLEDALLVTGFPYDVREHPERHLPAFRAFLMRAQGVRRDGSAALNLAYLACGRFDGFWEGSLSPWDMAAGVLLVREAGGVVTRYDGSAFELAGRQLLGANAALHAEMRRVLAELASAAN
- a CDS encoding response regulator, with the translated sequence MSNARPRILVVDDEADLVAVLRFGLEAEGFDVCEAGDGEAGLKAAREQKPDLMLLDLMLPKLDGYKVCRALKFDERYRALPIIILSARSGQQDRELALTMGADAYVTKPYDMRALIQRIREMLAQQRRSAA
- a CDS encoding GWxTD domain-containing protein, whose protein sequence is MFKFTVLLVLLLVVAGPATPARGASTGPSKPEQAQGLYELARADIALGKLPTRRRAMQRLERAARLDPARADIELELARLYQDMGFLKQARRRFQDLADRNPADLPARRGLAALWRRDYLKYLDTTSLDRALDHLAIVVRTDSTDADSWIVLSTLQIERGRADAARRSADAALRVAPRRADALLAAAQSAYRCGSAELADSLFELAIPRLVTSARSRFEDIAPLASAEDTMRMRALAPSLREDFRRRFWVDQDPDPTTTHNEAQLEYWSRVAQAYFIYFDHRRREWDQRGEVYVRYGAPARAIYNPVGSSNLLTIRDAGVSRTNGLFPVNSLRWEYPELGLSVTLEDRLLSEYYLNPIALHRDTDPAPDPDSLAAHPEQFGTAGGRGVFRVLPPGVRPLPVDAVVARFEGAERPRLMTLMSSPGTPADRAIATYVVFDSTRREVARASRALSPSACDPATLRDADFASELPPGEYSVAISVADGPAARGVRRETVKLVAADSTLSVSDVVVSCGPPQFDGARGVAPSVRLAANPSRRVPSGDPLVVYFEIYHLRPGRDGMSEVEVEYAVRSIERDRRVWIQRVLSPARRPPELLATRRESQRGEVRRQFVSVPLEELPAGRYRIDITVRDLVAGRAAVSGGEFVRTAP
- a CDS encoding methyltransferase domain-containing protein, yielding MHPSAAGDSDSGAVTPPQALASHGLAAWPAGAAILDVREADAFARGHLPGCGHVPAAELAERRGELPARHCELLIVADSAAIARAAAEQLAQFGYARLAWLDGAVSDPSHLAIDLGPAQRLWRPSPFLEAILPRLGRGRALDLAAGTGREAATLALHGFEVEAWDHDEGALSRARRLAASAGVAVTTRRVDLERRSVRLPASEFDVVTVFRFLHRPLFPRLEAALRPGGHLVYETFLEGQSRYGRPTHARFLLAPGELQRAFGTLEVLHYEETDPPGGPVLARLLARRPADLKANSSSAPLGAHPAPPDLA